In the Neomonachus schauinslandi chromosome 13, ASM220157v2, whole genome shotgun sequence genome, one interval contains:
- the LOC110581668 gene encoding LOW QUALITY PROTEIN: olfactory receptor 1L3-like (The sequence of the model RefSeq protein was modified relative to this genomic sequence to represent the inferred CDS: inserted 1 base in 1 codon; substituted 1 base at 1 genomic stop codon), with protein MSNLTRLSEFILVGPSSHPEDQKPLFALFLIMYLVTLVGNLLIILAIRSDPKLQNPMCFFLSILSFAGICYTTVIVPKMLVNLSEAKTISYAECLAXMYFFLVFANIDSYLLAAMAIDHYVAICNPFHYVTVMNHRHCMLLVAFSIAFSCLHSLLHALLVNRLTFCASNVIQHFXCDVNPVLKLACSSSSVNEIMAMTEGMASVMAPCICTVISYLRILIAVFNIPSVAGKCKAFSTCSSHLTVVTLFYGSIGYVYFHPLSTYTVKDRVATIIYTVLTSMLNPFIYSLRNKDMKQGLEKLISRIKAQMDMLSTTQANKIRGS; from the exons ATGTCCAACCTGACAAGACTCTCTGAATTCATCCTCGTAGGACCGTCCTCTCACCCTGAGGACCAGAAGCCACTCTTTGCCCTCTTTCTTATCATGTACCTGGTCACCTTGGTGGGGAATCTGCTCATCATCTTGGCTATCCGCTCTGATCCTAAACTCCAAAACCCCATGTGTTTCTTCCTGAGCATCTTGTCCTTTGCTGGTATCTGCTACACAACAGTCATAGTCCCCAAGATGTTAGTGAACTTATCAGAGGCGAAAACCATCTCCTATGCTGAATGTCTGGCATAGATGTATTTCTTCCTGGTCTTCGCAAACATAGACAGTTATCTCCTGGCAGCTATGGCCATTGACCACTATGTAGCCATTTGTAACCCCTTCCATTATGTCACTGTGATGAACCACAGACACTGTATGCTGCTAGTGGCCTTCTCCATAGCTTTCTCCTGCCTCCACTCCCTTCTACATGCCCTCCTGGTGAATCGGCTCACCTTCTGTGCATCAAACGTTATCCAACATT TCTGTGATGTCAACCCTGTTCTAAAACTGGcctgttcttcctcttctgtcaaCGAAATCATGGCCATGACAGAAGGGATGGCTTCTGTGATGGCCCCATGTATCTGCACTGTCATCTCTTACCTGAGAATCCTCATTGCTGTCTTCAATATTCCCTCAGTGGCTGGAAAATGCAAAGCCTTCTCCACCTGCAGCTCCCATCTCACAGTGGTGACTCTGTTTTATGGGAGTATTGGCTATGTCTATTTCCACCCTTTGTCCACCTATACTGTCAAAGACCGAGTAGCAACAATCATCTACACTGTACTGACATCTATGTTGAATCCATTTATCTACAGTTTGAGAAACAAAGACATGAAACAGGGCTTAGAGAAACTGATAAGCAGGATTAAGGCTCAAATGGATATGCTTTCTACTACACAAGCCAACAAAATCCGTGGATCCTGA